A genomic segment from Anaeromyxobacter sp. encodes:
- the ndk gene encoding nucleoside-diphosphate kinase: protein MASERTLSIIKPDGVEKGVIGQIIARFGTSGLKVVAMRLSYLSRREAEGFYAVHKARPFFNDLVTFMTSGPVVLMVLEGENAVAKNREVMGATDPKKAAEGTIRKDFATDIEKNTVHGSDSAENAKIEISYFFPETEVHSYAWVKRS from the coding sequence ATGGCGAGCGAACGCACCCTGTCCATCATCAAGCCCGACGGCGTCGAGAAGGGCGTCATCGGCCAGATCATCGCCCGCTTCGGCACCTCGGGCCTCAAGGTGGTGGCGATGCGGCTGTCGTACCTGTCGAGGCGCGAGGCCGAGGGCTTCTACGCGGTCCACAAGGCCCGCCCGTTCTTCAACGACCTGGTGACCTTCATGACCAGCGGTCCGGTGGTCCTGATGGTGCTCGAGGGCGAGAACGCCGTGGCCAAGAACCGCGAGGTGATGGGCGCCACCGACCCCAAGAAGGCGGCCGAGGGGACCATCCGCAAGGACTTCGCCACCGACATCGAGAAGAACACGGTGCACGGGTCCGACAGCGCCGAGAACGCCAAGATCGAGATCTCCTACTTCTTCCCGGAGACCGAGGTCCATAGCTACGCGTGGGTGAAGCGCAGCTAA
- the rlmN gene encoding 23S rRNA (adenine(2503)-C(2))-methyltransferase RlmN: MRSLSQAGLAALVEAMGQKPFRARQLQRWLHRNGAASLDEMTDLPRAFREALAERTTLTTLERASEQRSGDGTIKWTWRTADGRLIESVYMPETERKTLCVSSQVGCALACTFCMTGTMGLARHLTPGELVDQVHRANRRLVELGEGPAPRPLTNLVFMGMGEPLHNYDNLVAGLALLLHEDGPNFSHRHVTVSTSGLVPAMARLGRDTQVKLAVSLNATTDAQRDVLMPVNRRWPIGELLAACRAFPLRQGRRITFEYVLLGGVNDSDADAERLARLVAGVPAKVNLIPYNDNPGLGYRAPDPARVEAFHQRLLARQLTAVVRKNRGRDIAAACGQLAAAGTAVGPAPAAPAPDPARGD; encoded by the coding sequence CTGCGCTCGCTCTCCCAGGCCGGGCTGGCCGCGCTGGTGGAGGCCATGGGGCAGAAGCCCTTCCGGGCCCGCCAGCTGCAGCGCTGGCTGCACCGCAACGGCGCCGCCAGCCTGGACGAGATGACCGACCTGCCGCGCGCCTTCCGCGAGGCGCTGGCGGAGCGCACCACCCTGACCACGCTGGAGCGCGCCAGCGAGCAGCGCAGCGGCGACGGCACCATCAAGTGGACCTGGCGGACGGCCGACGGTCGGCTCATCGAGTCGGTCTACATGCCGGAGACCGAGCGCAAGACGCTGTGCGTCTCCTCGCAGGTGGGGTGCGCCCTGGCCTGCACCTTCTGCATGACCGGCACCATGGGGCTGGCGCGCCACCTCACCCCCGGCGAGCTGGTGGACCAGGTCCACCGCGCCAACCGGCGGCTGGTGGAGCTGGGCGAGGGGCCGGCCCCGCGCCCGCTCACCAACCTGGTCTTCATGGGCATGGGCGAGCCGCTGCACAACTACGACAACCTGGTGGCGGGGCTGGCGCTGCTGCTGCACGAGGACGGCCCCAACTTCTCCCACCGGCACGTCACGGTCTCCACCAGCGGCCTGGTGCCGGCCATGGCGCGGCTCGGCCGGGACACCCAGGTGAAGCTGGCGGTCTCGCTCAACGCCACCACCGACGCCCAGCGCGACGTGCTCATGCCGGTCAACCGGCGCTGGCCCATCGGGGAGCTGCTGGCGGCCTGCCGGGCCTTCCCGCTGCGCCAGGGGCGGCGCATCACCTTCGAGTACGTGCTGCTGGGCGGCGTGAACGACAGCGACGCCGACGCCGAGCGGCTGGCCCGGCTGGTGGCCGGGGTGCCCGCCAAGGTGAACCTCATCCCCTACAACGACAACCCGGGGCTGGGCTACCGCGCCCCGGACCCGGCGCGGGTGGAGGCCTTCCACCAGCGGCTGCTGGCGCGGCAGCTCACCGCGGTGGTGCGCAAGAACCGGGGCCGGGACATCGCCGCGGCCTGCGGGCAGCTGGCCGCCGCGGGGACCGCGGTCGGGCCCGCGCCGGCCGCGCCGGCGCCGGACCCGGCGCGCGGCGATTGA
- a CDS encoding metallophosphoesterase family protein, translated as MRIAILSDIHSNLEALTETLGLLDRERPDRVICLGDVVGYGASVNECCRLIRERAAVTLLGNHDAAVSGRMDYSFYYDAARHALDWTASRIDQDHLEWLRGLPFTWRDGEVCFSHGSPVLPEAYDYVFALEQARELLPYARELSAVSFIGHSHLCKTFAIGPGGDVVEVVSNRFGLRQGYKYVISVGSVGQPRDCDNRACFVIYDTSRREVTYHRVAYDIEASAQKIFDADLALNFGKRLFLGV; from the coding sequence ATGCGCATCGCCATCCTGAGCGACATCCACTCCAACCTCGAGGCGCTCACCGAGACGCTGGGCCTGCTCGATCGCGAGCGCCCGGACCGGGTGATCTGCCTCGGCGACGTGGTGGGCTACGGGGCCAGCGTCAACGAGTGCTGCCGGCTCATCCGGGAGCGGGCCGCGGTGACCCTGCTGGGCAACCACGACGCCGCCGTCTCGGGGCGGATGGACTACAGCTTCTACTACGACGCCGCCCGCCACGCCCTCGACTGGACGGCCAGCCGCATCGACCAGGATCACCTGGAGTGGCTGCGCGGCCTGCCCTTCACCTGGCGCGACGGGGAGGTCTGCTTCAGCCACGGGTCGCCCGTGCTGCCGGAGGCCTACGACTACGTCTTCGCCCTGGAGCAGGCCCGCGAGCTGCTGCCCTACGCCCGCGAGCTGTCGGCGGTCTCCTTCATCGGCCACAGCCACCTCTGCAAGACCTTCGCGATCGGCCCGGGCGGCGACGTGGTCGAGGTGGTGTCCAACCGGTTCGGGCTTCGCCAAGGCTACAAGTACGTCATCTCGGTGGGGTCGGTGGGCCAGCCGCGCGACTGCGACAACCGCGCCTGCTTCGTCATCTACGACACCAGCCGGCGCGAGGTGACCTACCACCGGGTGGCCTACGACATCGAGGCCTCGGCGCAGAAGATCTTCGACGCCGACCTGGCGCTCAACTTCGGGAAGCGGCTCTTCCTGGGCGTGTAG
- a CDS encoding sugar kinase, whose product MSLLVVGSVALDSLETPFGRREEILGGSACYFSTCASYFGPVRVVAVVGEDFPQEHVDFLASRGVDLAGLSRQPGRTFRWKGRYEFDLNTAHTLDTQLNVFADFKPELPAAWRDTEYVFLGNIDPDLQRAVLDQVRGPRFVACDTMNFWISSKRDSLLQTLRRVDLLFVNDAEARQLSGEHNIVKAARRILSFGPRAVVIKRGEYGALYFSGEEVFAASAYPLPDVFDPTGAGDSFAGGFMGYLARRRSEEPQVMRRALVLGSVLASFAVEQFSLDRLRTLTADEVRGRYAEARRLAHFDDLEVDVLAGER is encoded by the coding sequence ATGTCGCTGCTGGTCGTCGGCTCGGTCGCGCTCGACTCGCTCGAGACGCCCTTCGGGCGCCGCGAGGAGATCCTGGGCGGGTCGGCCTGCTACTTCTCCACCTGCGCCAGCTACTTCGGCCCGGTGCGGGTGGTGGCGGTGGTGGGCGAGGACTTCCCGCAGGAGCACGTGGACTTCCTGGCCTCGCGCGGGGTGGACCTGGCCGGGCTGTCGCGGCAGCCCGGGCGCACCTTCCGCTGGAAGGGCCGGTACGAGTTCGACCTCAACACCGCCCACACCCTCGACACCCAGCTCAACGTCTTCGCCGACTTCAAGCCCGAGCTGCCGGCCGCCTGGCGGGACACCGAGTACGTCTTCCTCGGCAACATCGACCCCGACCTGCAGCGCGCGGTGCTCGACCAGGTGCGCGGGCCGCGCTTCGTGGCCTGCGACACCATGAACTTCTGGATCTCGTCGAAGCGGGACAGCCTGCTGCAGACCCTGCGGCGCGTCGACCTGCTCTTCGTCAACGACGCCGAGGCCCGGCAGCTCTCCGGCGAGCACAACATCGTCAAGGCGGCCCGCCGCATCCTCTCCTTCGGGCCGCGCGCCGTGGTCATCAAGCGCGGCGAGTACGGCGCGCTCTACTTCTCCGGCGAGGAGGTCTTCGCCGCCTCGGCCTACCCCCTGCCGGACGTCTTCGACCCGACCGGCGCCGGGGACAGCTTCGCCGGCGGCTTCATGGGCTACCTGGCCCGGCGCCGCAGCGAGGAGCCCCAGGTGATGCGCCGCGCCCTGGTGCTCGGCAGCGTGCTGGCCAGCTTCGCGGTGGAGCAGTTCAGCCTGGACCGGCTGCGCACCTTGACGGCCGACGAGGTGCGGGGGCGCTACGCCGAGGCGCGCCGGCTGGCGCACTTCGACGACCTCGAGGTGGACGTGCTGGCGGGGGAGCGTTGA
- a CDS encoding HlyC/CorC family transporter yields MDVVETWKWLLALAFLVSSAFCSGTETALTALGDARARQLRESGGRRARLLGLWVEHPERVLATLLIGNTLVNVGAGALAGSVAVDLLLGHPSWSEATTVAVATAVTTVVVLFLGEIIPKTVAKRHPVQVSMAMIPLVQAVTFVMWPISSATTRATSAVVKLFGGGSGATPAVTSEEIEYLIEMGTREGVLDEVKEELLNSVLEFADRVVKEIMIPRTRMVAIDRTAAPEELLRVVTENPYSRMPVYEGSVDNVVGVLMVRDIVSELRRGPIAAVRLDGHLKAPFFVPEQMKISRLLKEMQRRHVHLAVVVDEFGGTSGIVTLEDVLEEIVGEIQDEGDAEAAPVKLVGEGTWLADAAIPLHDLEEYLNAQPAPAAADEEEARRGEVGFPEEGDYGTLGGFVTATAGRVPPVGAVITWEGLSFTVRGGDERRVTKVEITRRGAGPGPAAPQAEQPGKAAVAS; encoded by the coding sequence GTGGACGTGGTCGAGACCTGGAAGTGGCTCCTGGCGCTGGCCTTCCTGGTCAGCTCCGCCTTCTGCTCGGGGACGGAGACCGCGCTGACCGCCCTGGGCGACGCCCGGGCCCGCCAGCTGCGCGAGTCGGGTGGGCGGCGGGCCCGCCTGCTCGGCCTGTGGGTGGAGCACCCGGAGCGGGTGCTGGCCACGCTCCTCATCGGCAACACCCTGGTCAACGTCGGCGCCGGCGCCCTGGCCGGCTCGGTGGCCGTGGACCTGCTGCTGGGCCACCCCAGCTGGTCGGAGGCCACCACCGTGGCGGTGGCGACCGCCGTCACCACCGTGGTGGTCCTGTTCCTCGGCGAGATCATCCCCAAGACGGTGGCCAAGCGCCACCCGGTGCAGGTCTCGATGGCGATGATCCCGCTGGTGCAGGCGGTCACCTTCGTCATGTGGCCCATCTCGTCGGCCACCACCCGCGCCACCTCGGCGGTGGTCAAGCTCTTCGGCGGCGGCAGCGGCGCCACCCCGGCGGTCACCAGCGAGGAGATCGAGTACCTCATCGAGATGGGCACCCGCGAGGGGGTGCTCGACGAGGTCAAGGAGGAGCTCCTCAACTCGGTGCTGGAGTTCGCCGACCGGGTGGTCAAGGAGATCATGATCCCGCGGACGCGCATGGTGGCCATCGACCGCACCGCCGCGCCGGAGGAGCTGCTGCGGGTGGTCACCGAGAACCCGTACAGCCGCATGCCGGTCTACGAGGGCTCGGTGGACAACGTGGTGGGCGTGCTGATGGTGCGCGACATCGTCTCCGAGCTGCGCCGCGGCCCCATCGCGGCGGTGCGGCTCGACGGCCACCTCAAGGCGCCCTTCTTCGTGCCCGAGCAGATGAAGATCTCCCGCCTCCTCAAGGAGATGCAGCGGCGCCACGTCCACCTGGCGGTGGTGGTGGACGAGTTCGGCGGCACCAGCGGCATCGTCACCCTGGAGGACGTCCTCGAGGAGATCGTGGGCGAGATCCAGGACGAGGGCGACGCCGAGGCCGCCCCGGTGAAGCTGGTGGGGGAGGGGACCTGGCTGGCCGACGCCGCCATCCCGCTGCACGACCTGGAGGAGTACCTCAACGCGCAGCCGGCGCCCGCGGCCGCCGACGAGGAGGAGGCGCGCCGCGGCGAGGTGGGGTTCCCGGAGGAGGGCGACTACGGCACCCTGGGAGGCTTCGTCACCGCCACCGCCGGCCGGGTCCCGCCGGTGGGCGCGGTCATCACCTGGGAGGGGCTCTCCTTCACGGTGCGGGGCGGCGACGAGCGCCGCGTCACCAAGGTGGAGATCACCCGCCGCGGCGCCGGCCCCGGACCCGCGGCGCCCCAGGCCGAGCAGCCCGGCAAGGCGGCGGTGGCCTCGTGA